One part of the Xylocopa sonorina isolate GNS202 chromosome 10, iyXylSono1_principal, whole genome shotgun sequence genome encodes these proteins:
- the LOC143428205 gene encoding carbonic anhydrase 1, which translates to MINVSVSEFMILCSSVLLVFLLLTEVLSWTQLFPWMENECNISSFKFGYTDRNGPYTWKMLYPDSSGSNQSPINIATRLAIVVQPSEPLRWNGYNKGPLSMTISNNENTVVLNTIWSSTNRPHIQDGCLSGVYDLCSLVFHWGQSNDEGSEHTLDYIRYSMELQVWHIKRGFNSLMEAIAAKENDGILIVSFLFQITNADNPYLDHIVTNLWRIVQPGAKVHLPPFPLLWIFPSFEKDYYTYNGSLTRPPCSEVVTWILQPEPIAISSSQVAQFRKICSSDGPILSNCRPVQRVNDRSVYFYT; encoded by the exons ATGATTAACGTCTCAGTGTCCGAATTTATGATTCTATGTAGCAGTGTCCTCTTGGTTT TTTTACTATTGACCGAGGTACTAAGTTGGACCCAATTATTCCCATGGATGGAGAACGAGTGCAACATCTCCTCGTTCAAATTCGGTTACACAGACCGCAATGGACCGTACACGTGGAAGATGCTGTATCCTGACAGCAGTGGTAGCAATCAGTCGCCAATCAACATCGCAACGCGACTCGCCATCGTGGTGCAACCGTCAGAACCTCTTCGATGGAACGGCTACAATAAAGGGCCATTATCGATGACCATTTCTAATAACGAAAACACTG TGGTTTTAAATACAATTTGGAGCAGCACTAATCGACCACATATTCAAGACGGATGCTTGTCAGGTGTTTACGACCTCTGTTCATTGGTGTTTCATTGGGGTCAGTCGAACGACGAAGGAAGCGAGCACACTTTAGATTACATTCGATATTCCATGGAGCTACAAGTGTGGCACATAAAACGGGGCTTTAATTCGCTGATGGAGGCAATTGCTGCTAAGGAAAACGATGGCATATTGATCGTTTCGTTCCTTTTTCAG ATCACAAATGCGGATAATCCTTATTTGGATCACATTGTGACCAATTTATGGAGAATCGTTCAACCTGGTGCAAAGGTGCATCTTCCACCTTTTCCTTTGCTCTGGATTTTCCCGTCCTTCGAGAAGGATTATTACACGTACAATGGCTCCCTCACTCGACCACCTTGCAGTGAAGTCGTCACGTGGATCTTGCAACCGGAACCCATCGCTATATCTTCGTCTCAA GTTGCACAATTTCGAAAAATCTGCTCGTCAGACGGACCCATCCTTTCGAATTGCAGACCAGTTCAACGAGTGAACGATCGTAGCGTATATTTTTATACGTAA
- the LOC143428206 gene encoding LOW QUALITY PROTEIN: uncharacterized protein LOC143428206 (The sequence of the model RefSeq protein was modified relative to this genomic sequence to represent the inferred CDS: substituted 1 base at 1 genomic stop codon), whose protein sequence is MLCAGGDGRKWGQSPIDINESNAIGIKFPALIMSGHWNQDGKARMRNTGSTVEITLEGNRSPATIRGGPLANDVYELSEVVFRWGSSNCKGAEHTLNGTWFTMEAQAVHFNKRYEAIQNCWDKHDGLAVCSYFLQAYQVPAWDEHPLFSKITDDLHRVTQYNSWTKLPATVKSTTVSTSSSGLPKWRQSPIDLVKTATWSKRFPPLYLTNYWSNEGAATMTNTGRTVTIEFSDRAQPWMRGGPLGNDEFQFTNVAFRWGAENSLGAEHSIDGVWLEIMPLXFRNCIQLHFSFFHFPSRYSMEAQLMHWNTRYGSTDKCFDKPDGIAMLSYFMQVVGCPGIPDNPSLSSITNNLASIKRMGSSANISPDCLLWMLEACKGHGYYTYPGSLTVPPYNECVTWIISPVITKISVRQIDAFRSLYDGKWKNIFENNRRQQRLQRRRIFFVTDDALE, encoded by the exons ATGCTGTGCGCAGGAG GTGATGGTCGAAAATGGGGCCAATCCCCCATCGACATCAACGAGAGCAACGCAATTGGAATAAAGTTCCCTGCGCTTATAATGAGTGGACATTGGAATCAGGATGGCAAAGCTAGAATGCGAAATACTGGCAGTACAG TTGAAATAACATTGGAGGGAAACAGAAGTCCAGCAACGATCCGTGGCGGTCCACTGGCCAACGACGTGTACGAACTGTCGGAAGTGGTGTTTCGATGGGGTTCATCGAACTGTAAGGGCGCGGAGCACACGTTGAACGGCACGTGGTTCACGATGGAAGCGCAAGCAGTTCACTTTAACAAAAGATACGAAGCCATTCAGAATTGCTGGGACAAACACGATGGACTGGCGGTTTGCTCGTACTTTCTGCAGGCCTATCAGGTGCCAGCTTGGGACGAACATCCGCTGTTCTCCAAAATTACCGACGATTTGCACAGAGTCACGCAATACAACTCGTGGACCAAGTTGCCAGCAA CTGTCAAAAGTACCACCGTATCAACGTCATCATCAGGGTTACCCAAATGGCGTCAATCGCCCATCGATTTGGTCAAGACAGCTACGTGGAGTAAAAGATTCCCACCTTTGTATTTGACCAACTACTGGTCGAACGAGGGTGCAGCTACTATGACGAACACAGGCAGAACAG TTACCATAGAATTTTCGGACAGAGCACAGCCTTGGATGCGAGGTGGTCCCTTGGGCAACGACGAGTTCCAATTTACAAACGTGGCGTTTCGCTGGGGTGCTGAGAATTCATTAGGTGCTGAACACTCCATAGATGGTGTCTGGTTAGAGATCATGCCTCTATAATTTCGCAATTGTATTCAAttacatttttcattttttcattTTCCATCCAGGTACTCTATGGAGGCTCAATTAATGCACTGGAACACCCGTTACGGATCCACGGACAAGTGCTTCGATAAACCAGATGGAATCGCGATGCTCTCATACTTCATGCAA GTCGTTGGTTGCCCTGGTATCCCTGATAATCCCTCCCTCTCGTCAATTACTAATAATTTAGCCAGCATAAAAAGAATGGGGAGTAGCGCCAACATTTCGCCAG ATTGTCTACTTTGGATGCTGGAGGCTTGCAAAGGTCATGGTTATTATACTTATCCAGGTTCTCTTACTGTTCCTCCATACAACGAGTGCGTTACTTGGATTATTTCACCTGTTATAACGAAAATATCTGTCCGCCAG ATCGACGCGTTCAGAAGCCTGTACGATGGCAAGTGGAAAAATATATTCGAAAATAATAGGCGACAGCAGCGTCTTCAAAGAAGAAGAATTTTCTTCGTCACGGATGACGCTTTAGAATGA
- the LOC143428207 gene encoding carbonic anhydrase-like, with product MTEYSNLIGLNGTGQSPINLDDRLVRKRKYPPLVMNGHWLNDGEAHLVNTGATAKIFLSGDRIPSTVCGGPLANDVYEFSSAHFHWGEDDCKGAEHTINNTWYSMEGHVVHWNRKYPTMEECFRHKDGFCVLAYLFLVQPGCCDCINPQLERITEHLKDIVETDMETAIPANSLSWMRWAMYCNRYYTYAGSYNTNDFSECATWIVFPVVIPIRPSEINEFRKLKDRDGKCIKSNNREIQLLNSRQIFLAVPN from the exons ATGACCGAGTATAGCAATTTAATAG GTTTGAATGGAACGGGGCAATCTCCAATTAATTTGGACGATCGGTTGGTTCGAAAGCGCAAGTATCCTCCTCTCGTTATGAATGGCCATTGGTTAAACGATGGAGAAGCGCATTTAGTAAATACTGGTGCGACAG CCAAGATATTTTTAAGCGGAGACAGAATTCCATCGACGGTTTGCGGTGGTCCGCTTGCGAACGACGTCTACGAGTTTTCATCAGCTCACTTTCATTGGGGCGAGGACGATTGCAAAGGAGCAGAGCACACGATTAACAATACCTG GTACTCGATGGAAGGACACGTGGTGCATTGGAACAGGAAATATCCAACTATGGAGGAATGTTTCAGGCATAAGGATGGCTTCTGTGTATTGGCGTATTTATTTTTA GTGCAACCAGGTTGTTGCGATTGCATTAATCCACAATTGGAGAGGATAACGGAGCACTTGAAGGATATCGTAGAGACGGACATGGAGACTGCGATACCTGCCA ATTCCTTGTCTTGGATGCGCTGGGCAATGTATTGCAATAGATACTACACTTATGCAGGATCATATAATACCAACGATTTCTCAGAATGCGCCACTTGGATCGTTTTTCCTGTAGTTATACCCATACGACCAAGTGAA ATCAATGAATTTCGAAAATTAAAGGACAGAGATGGAAAGTGCATAAAATCAAACAACCGAGAGATACAATTATTAAACTCAAGACAGATATTTCTAGCAGTGCCAAATTAA
- the LOC143428561 gene encoding MYCBP-associated protein, whose translation MDYARKIGKSDEPKKWTRQYPTFVTAHDSMISPDVVLNEDRRLANWRKWLKRRKKQQEHTESITGRPPSEQVLNSCDRVRPLIETRNLIDYASAPVPVIPDKYRGGPEFWRTPRTLPKRGAPCHLPDVAFTLSKRELNITPELLYVRLPELLKMEKGLVDPRPREPLWKRSQYLMKRKKELSKEIALLVPKEPETKDLVIKNYVPPKPEVLPRIPPITISPPEDEETEKSHCGHYPEQVVVLKIQDREIVWQISDSTEDDTKSEPIMWSLTFSGTVNKRIEKEIVFENKGNRVIVYQWRNAELHSDALPLPIRTSPFFFNKTKGVILPGQIVKLQVWYRPRKPCIVTEFWRLVTSPILCSSQLMFRLWGCSRTSDRDETSKLESIRMIDRYLDRCVSNSVAWEVMDDIVENICSFKRPQVAYGNLFLESEIFIIKNPLCFYSPSLLTEFHKIYYNATNQNELRWSMSLDDLREVLLRIKQPERRNNLLSRFGSVYRECLKPTLYRVVQYRKYEAVYNLLCSFFNLFEIESESAKDACFVKKLRDVSDTNSEMSCATSMSESEVSVNSKTSGSCSGKCPVQSTTDNAAFVSYDFLSPYREIFFIRIYQLLGDTMVQVFASIESFNNLNERDK comes from the coding sequence ATGGATTACGCTCGAAAAATTGGCAAATCAGACGAGCCCAAGAAGTGGACCAGACAGTACCCAACATTCGTAACCGCGCACGACAGTATGATCAGTCCGGATGTGGTTCTCAACGAGGACCGTCGCTTGGCGAACTGGAGGAAGTGGTTAAAAAGACGAAAGAAGCAACAAGAGCACACTGAATCCATAACTGGTCGTCCACCAAGCGAACAAGTCCTGAATTCCTGCGATAGAGTGCGGCCATTGATCGAAACGAGGAATCTGATAGACTACGCGAGTGCGCCGGTACCAGTCATCCCTGACAAGTACAGAGGGGGACCAGAGTTCTGGAGAACGCCTCGAACGCTACCCAAACGTGGTGCTCCGTGTCATTTACCGGATGTCGCGTTCACACTGAGCAAAAGAGAGCTAAATATAACTCCAGAATTATTATACGTTCGTTTACCTGAATTACTAAAGATGGAAAAAGGTTTGGTTGATCCCAGACCGAGGGAACCATTATGGAAGCGTAGTCAGTACTTAATGAAACGAAAAAAGGAGCTGTCTAAAGAGATAGCGCTATTGGTACCGAAGGAACCAGAAACAAAGGACTTGGTAATTAAAAATTACGTTCCACCTAAGCCAGAGGTACTACCAAGGATTCCTCCAATCACAATTTCTCCTCCAGAAGACGAAGAGACTGAGAAATCCCACTGCGGACATTACCCAGAGCAAGTAGTCGTGTTGAAGATCCAAGATCGTGAAATCGTTTGGCAAATCTCTGATTCGACTGAAGACGACACTAAATCCGAACCCATTATGTGGAGTTTAACCTTCTCTGGTACAGTGAATAAAAGAATAGAGAAAGAGATCGTTTTCGAGAACAAGGGGAACCGTGTAATCGTCTACCAATGGCGTAACGCTGAGCTCCACTCTGACGCTCTTCCTCTACCGATTCGCACGAGCCCTTTCTTCTTCAACAAGACGAAAGGAGTGATACTTCCTGGGCAAATAGTGAAACTGCAGGTCTGGTATCGACCACGAAAGCCATGCATCGTCACAGAATTCTGGAGGCTCGTCACCAGTCCAATATTGTGCTCCTCTCAGCTGATGTTTCGACTTTGGGGTTGCTCTCGAACGTCAGACAGGGACGAGACGTCGAAGCTTGAGTCTATTCGAATGATCGATAGGTATTTGGATCGTTGTGTCAGTAACAGTGTCGCGTGGGAGGTAATGGACGACATCGTGGAGAATATCTGCTCGTTTAAACGACCACAAGTTGCGTATGGCAACTTATTCTTGGAGTcagaaatatttattataaagaATCCACTGTGCTTTTATAGTCCAAGCTTGCTGACAGAGTTTCATAAGATCTACTACAACGCGACGAATCAGAACGAGCTACGCTGGAGCATGTCATTGGATGATCTGCGAGAGGTTTTGTTGAGGATCAAGCAACCTGAACGTAGAAACAATCTGCTGTCGCGATTTGGTTCAGTTTATAGAGAGTGTTTGAAACCGACGTTGTACAGGGTTGTTCAGTATAGAAAGTACGAAGCGGTGTATAATTTGCTTTGCTCGTTTTTTAACTTATTTGAGATCGAAAGCGAATCTGCAAAGGACGCTTGCTTCGTGAAGAAGCTTAGAGACGTTTCTGATACGAACTCAGAGATGAGTTGTGCAACGTCGATGAGCGAGTCTGAAGTGTCTGTTAATAGCAAGACTTCAGGAAGTTGTTCAGGAAAATGTCCAGTTCAGAGTACTACTGACAATGCTGCCTTCGTCTCCTACGATTTTTTGTCTCCGTATAGAGAAATATTTTTCATTCGTATTTATCAGCTTCTGGGTGATACGATGGTGCAAGTGTTCGCGTCGATCGAGTCGTTTAATAACTTAAATGAACGCGATAAGTAG